One window from the genome of Diospyros lotus cultivar Yz01 chromosome 11, ASM1463336v1, whole genome shotgun sequence encodes:
- the LOC127812590 gene encoding hydroquinone glucosyltransferase-like, whose product MEAAKQQPPHVALIPSPGIGHLIPLTEFAKRLAHRNFSVTLLIPTDGSSSAAQRSVLDSLPKSVNYIFLPPVSLGDRAEGEGVEIRIVRIVTLSLPALRHSLMALSESTRLAAIVVDLFGTDTFCFATELGVPAYLFFSTAAMLLSLIFYLPELDKRFDCEYRHWPEPVELPGCVPVQGRDLVAPIQNRKNEAYKWCLNLSRNYKLADGIIVNSFLELEPGAFKALKEHWTGVPPVYPIGPQIQTGSPTVVDGSECLKWLDQQPPHSVVFVSFGSGGTLSHRQLTELAMGLEFSGQRFIWVIKSPHEDVANATFFSVHSMINPFDFLPEGFLDRTRDLGMVVPSWAPQIQILGHRSTGGFLSHCGWNSVLESIVHGVPIVAWPLYAEQKMNAALLCDDLKVGYRVKVEENGVVGRDAIAGYVKGLIEGDEGGKLLRDRMRDLEDAAAKALSENGSSWKRFEEVTDIWRNHRRA is encoded by the coding sequence ATGGAAGCCGCCAAACAACAACCGCCGCACGTCGCCCTCATTCCGTCGCCGGGAATCGGCCACCTCATCCCACTCACCGAGTTCGCCAAGCGACTCGCCCACCGCAACTTCAGCGTTACCTTACTCATCCCGACCGACGGGTCATCCTCGGCGGCCCAAAGATCCGTTCTTGATTCCCTACCCAAATCCGTCAACTACATTTTCCTTCCTCCGGTGAGCTTGGGAGACCGCGCCGAAGGCGAAGGCGTGGAGATTCGGATCGTACGCATCGTGACTCTGTCGCTTCCAGCTCTGCGTCACTCGCTCATGGCTTTGTCCGAGTCAACCCGCCTCGCGGCCATAGTGGTTGATCTGTTCGGAACGGACACATTTTGTTTCGCCACAGAACTCGGTGTTCCGGCGTACTTATTCTTCTCTACAGCCGCGATGTTGCTGTCGTTGATCTTCTATCTGCCGGAGCTGGATAAACGGTTTGATTGCGAGTACAGACACTGGCCCGAACCGGTCGAGCTACCTGGGTGTGTTCCTGTTCAGGGGAGAGATTTGGTAGCCCCGATTCAGAACAGAAAGAATGAGGCCTACAAGTGGTGTCTTAACCTCTCCAGAAACTACAAACTGGCCGACGGGATCATCGTGAACAGCTTCCTGGAGTTGGAACCGGGTGCTTTCAAAGCTTTGAAAGAACACTGGACCGGTGTGCCCCCGGTTTACCCCATTGGACCGCAAATACAGACCGGTTCTCCAACCGTTGTTGATGGGTCCGAATGCTTGAAATGGCTGGATCAACAGCCACCACACTCTGTGGTGTTCGTTTCATTCGGCAGCGGCGGAACGTTATCCCATCGCCAACTCACCGAGTTGGCAATGGGACTCGAATTCAGTGGGCAAAGATTTATCTGGGTCATCAAAAGCCCGCATGAAGACGTTGCGAACGCCACTTTCTTTAGCGTTCATAGCATGATAAACCCATTCGATTTCCTTCCAGAAGGATTCTTAGACCGAACCAGAGATCTGGGAATGGTGGTTCCCTCATGGGCTCCACAGATTCAAATCCTGGGCCACCGCTCCACTGGCGGCTTTCTGAGCCACTGCGGGTGGAACTCGGTGCTGGAGAGCATCGTCCATGGCGTTCCGATCGTCGCCTGGCCGCTCTACGCAGAGCAGAAAATGAACGCGGCTTTGCTGTGTGACGATTTGAAGGTCGGATATAGAGTGAAAGTGGAGGAGAACGGGGTGGTGGGAAGAGATGCTATTGCCGGCTACGTGAAAGGTCTGATTGAAGGAGATGAAGGCGGCAAATTGCTGAGAGATAGAATGAGAGATCTGGAAGATGCAGCTGCGAAGGCTTTGAGCGAAAATGGGTCGTCATGGAAGCGGTTTGAGGAGGTGACTGACATATGGAGGAACCACAGAAGAGCCTGA
- the LOC127812589 gene encoding hydroquinone glucosyltransferase-like — protein sequence MEAAKQQPPHVALIPSPGIGHLIPLTEFAKRLAHRNFSVTLLIPTDGSSSAAQRSVLDSLPKSVKYIFLPSVSLGDLAEGEGAATRIVRIVTLSLPALRHSLVALSESTRLVAIVVDLFGPDTFCFARELGVPAYLFFPTTAMSLSLIFYLPELDKRFDCEYRHWPEPVELPGCVPVQGRDLVAPIQNRKNEAYKWCLNLSRNYKLADGIIVNSFLELERGAFKALKEHWTGVPPVYPIGPQIQTGSPTVVDGSECLKWLDQQPPHSVVFVSFGSGGTLSHRQLTELAMGLELSGQRFIWVIKSPHEDVADATFFSVQSMINPFDFLPEGFLDRTRDLGMAVPSWAPQIQILAHRSTGGFLSHCGWNSVLESIVHGVPIVAWPLYAEQKMNAVLLCEDLKVGYRVKVEENGVVGRDAIAGFVKGLIEGDEGGKLLRDRMRDLEDAAAKALSENGSSWKRFEEVTNIWRNHRRA from the coding sequence ATGGAAGCCGCCAAACAACAACCGCCGCACGTCGCCCTCATTCCGTCGCCGGGAATCGGCCACCTCATCCCACTCACCGAGTTCGCCAAGCGACTCGCCCACCGCAACTTCAGCGTTACCTTACTCATCCCGACCGACGGGTCATCCTCGGCTGCCCAAAGATCCGTTCTTGATTCCCTACCCAAATCCGTCAAGTATATTTTCCTTCCTTCGGTGAGCTTGGGAGACCTCGCCGAAGGCGAAGGCGCGGCGACTCGGATCGTACGCATCGTGACTCTGTCGCTTCCAGCTCTGCGTCACTCGCTCGTGGCTTTGTCCGAGTCAACCCGCCTCGTGGCCATAGTGGTTGATCTGTTCGGACCGGACACATTTTGTTTCGCCAGAGAACTGGGTGTTCCGGCGTACTTATTCTTCCCTACAACCGCGATGTCGCTGTCGTTGATCTTTTATCTGCCGGAGCTGGATAAACGGTTTGATTGCGAGTACAGACACTGGCCTGAACCGGTCGAGCTACCAGGCTGTGTTCCTGTTCAGGGGAGAGATTTGGTAGCCCCGATTCAGAACAGAAAGAATGAGGCCTACAAGTGGTGTCTTAACCTCTCCAGAAACTACAAACTGGCCGACGGGATCATAGTGAACAGCTTCCTGGAGTTGGAACGGGGTGCTTTCAAAGCTTTGAAAGAACACTGGACCGGTGTGCCCCCGGTTTACCCCATTGGACCGCAAATACAGACCGGTTCACCAACCGTTGTTGATGGGTCCGAATGCTTGAAATGGCTGGATCAACAGCCACCACACTCTGTGGTGTTCGTTTCATTCGGCAGCGGCGGAACGTTATCCCATCGCCAACTCACCGAGTTGGCAATGGGACTCGAACTCAGTGGGCAAAGATTTATCTGGGTCATCAAAAGCCCGCATGAAGACGTTGCGGACGCCACTTTCTTCAGCGTTCAAAGCATGATAAACCCATTCGATTTCCTTCCAGAAGGATTCTTAGACCGCACCAGAGATCTGGGAATGGCGGTTCCCTCATGGGCTCCACAGATTCAAATCCTGGCCCACCGCTCCACTGGCGGCTTTCTGAGCCACTGCGGGTGGAACTCGGTGCTGGAGAGCATCGTCCATGGCGTTCCGATCGTCGCCTGGCCGCTCTACGCCGAGCAGAAAATGAACGCGGTTTTGCTGTGTGAGGATTTGAAGGTCGGATATAGAGTGAAAGTGGAGGAGAACGGGGTGGTGGGAAGAGATGCTATTGCCGGCTTCGTGAAAGGTCTGATTGAAGGAGATGAAGGCGGCAAATTGCTGAGAGATAGAATGAGAGATCTGGAAGATGCAGCTGCGAAGGCTTTGAGCGAAAATGGGTCGTCATGGAAGCGGTTTGAGGAGGTGACTAACATATGGAGGAACCACAGAAGAGCCTAA